Below is a genomic region from Candidatus Obscuribacterales bacterium.
CTATTACGGCATCAGCTAAATCGCTGGCAAAAGCTTCTTCGCCGACAGCACCAAGGGCCAGTGTCGACAAAGTGATACCAAGTTGGCAGGCGGCAATGAATCTATCGGGATCGTTTAAGGCTTGCTGCACCATGCCGGCAGTTTTATTTCCTTCTTCAACCAATTGGTCTATGCGACTGCGGCGCACACGGGCAAGGCCCATTTCTGCCGCCACGAAGAAGGCATTAACAAGGATCAAAAATAGGATGAGCAGAATCTGTAAAATAAAAAAACTCAGTTACGCACTAGCGCAACTGACCCCCTTGAACAAAAATTGCAAAACTAAAAGATCCCCAGTGGTACACAACTGGGGAGGTTCATCAGAACTGGCAATACTACTTCGAGATTCTTCCATCTGTTTTGCTGCTTAAGATTTCCTGGCACGTCTGCCAGAAACCTCCAACACATATCCTATCATAGGCATTTTCGAGGTTATCAAGATATTATCCCTATCTATAGCCGGCAAACCGTCCCTTCATGCCATAATTTGCCCGTCAAACCGCTCTTGTGAACAAGCAAATGCGCATTTTTGCCATCAATTTACTCGTTTTAGCTGCAATGGCTCTGTCCGCGCCGGTTTTTGCCGAAGCAAGCAGTTCCGAGAATCTTAATGTCCCGAAGCTGTCAGATAATCTGGACACCTCGCAAAGGCTTATCATCCGCTTGTATTACATCAAGGATTTGGCACTCGATAATCTGAGACATTTTGCACCTAATGAAGTCGAACAGCTTGACAATTGCTTAGAACTAGTTAAGCAATTAACCGACAAGTGGGAGCTGTCCGTCTCGTTTCCGAAAATACCTTTAATTAGTCCGCTGCAGAATTGGTTGCCGCAATAGGTGGCTTTACAGAAGCCCAGGCTTGAGCAAGTAGTGTAGCGTTGATTACTTGTCCGACAAATAGCGTTGTCGGCAAAAAGAAAAGACCGACAACAGTAACTATTGGAATAACTGTCATCACGACCTGAATGCCCAATCCTAATAACCAGGCTGTAACAAATATCTTGGGCGCCTTTGCTATCTGCATGTAGACTCTCATAACCTGCCAACCGGCTGACATATTTTCTTCAACAGCGAAGTTAACCAGCAAATACGATAGTGTCATGTTGGCTAACATAGTCAGCACAACAATATCGATAATGGCAAAGACTGCAAACGGCAAGAAATATGGAGAAGCAAAATCCATGAAGCCTGACATTGTGCCGATAGACAAAAGACCAAGTGCACTTATAGGAATAGCCACCGTGAAAACAAACTGCACGGCCATCCAACTAAGACCGGACATCAACAAATCCATCCAGTCATTCCAGTCGGGCAATTTTGCATTTGTGTCAGCGGCACGCACACGCGCAACACGCAACACATAGCCGGTAATTAAGGCACTCAATGCCAGTGACACCGGCAAAGTCATTAAAGACGCAGCCCCTAATACCAATACAGC
It encodes:
- a CDS encoding DUF4013 domain-containing protein; translation: MMSADSARQNQLDAQLALDGVFRDPEWMFKTGMGGMLSAAVLVLGAASLMTLPVSLALSALITGYVLRVARVRAADTNAKLPDWNDWMDLLMSGLSWMAVQFVFTVAIPISALGLLSIGTMSGFMDFASPYFLPFAVFAIIDIVVLTMLANMTLSYLLVNFAVEENMSAGWQVMRVYMQIAKAPKIFVTAWLLGLGIQVVMTVIPIVTVVGLFFLPTTLFVGQVINATLLAQAWASVKPPIAATNSAAD